A window of the Acetobacteraceae bacterium genome harbors these coding sequences:
- the thiM gene encoding hydroxyethylthiazole kinase, with protein sequence MTQNKDASSFIHSSSTCLETLRKKSPIIHNMTNEVAAQRTADILLALGLSPLMTNEPSEIHEITQISNALSINIGTLTQEQLRAIFLAVKNIQRQQKPWVLDPVGAGASQFRLKASEDLIANKPDIIRGNASEILALAGEHSTKSAIDSKNSVGEAHHAARLLADKNKNIVVVSGPIDYITDGLHFAENQNGHPLMASLTATGCALSAVMAGFLTEKEPFEAAKSALLIYNIAGETAARKSSGPGSFQLSFLDALFNLTHHELCKHYRPVK encoded by the coding sequence ATGACTCAAAATAAAGACGCATCTTCTTTCATTCATTCAAGCTCTACGTGTTTAGAGACACTTCGCAAGAAATCACCCATCATTCATAATATGACAAACGAAGTTGCCGCACAAAGAACTGCGGATATTCTTCTAGCCCTTGGTCTATCCCCCCTTATGACCAATGAGCCTTCTGAAATCCATGAAATCACACAAATTTCCAACGCACTTTCTATCAACATTGGCACATTGACACAGGAACAGCTTAGAGCCATTTTCTTAGCAGTTAAAAATATCCAAAGACAACAAAAACCTTGGGTTTTAGATCCTGTCGGTGCAGGAGCAAGCCAATTTCGTTTAAAAGCTTCAGAAGATCTTATCGCCAATAAACCAGATATTATTCGTGGAAATGCAAGTGAAATTCTAGCACTTGCAGGAGAGCATTCAACAAAATCTGCAATCGACAGCAAAAATAGCGTCGGAGAGGCGCATCATGCTGCCCGGCTTCTAGCCGACAAAAATAAAAATATTGTCGTTGTTAGTGGACCTATAGATTATATAACAGACGGCTTGCATTTTGCTGAAAACCAAAATGGCCATCCTTTAATGGCCAGCCTTACTGCCACAGGATGCGCTTTAAGCGCTGTTATGGCTGGATTTTTAACCGAAAAAGAACCTTTCGAAGCCGCAAAATCCGCCTTACTTATCTATAATATTGCCGGGGAAACAGCCGCCAGAAAATCCTCAGGTCCTGGCAGCTTTCAACTCTCCTTCCTCGATGCGCTCTTCAATCTAACGCACCATGAACTCTGTAAACATTACCGACCCGTAAAATAA
- the thiD gene encoding bifunctional hydroxymethylpyrimidine kinase/phosphomethylpyrimidine kinase — MIANILSIAGTDPSGGAGIQADLKAISACHGYGMSVITCLVAQNTQGVQASLPIPTKFIAQQLTSLLEDVRIDAIKIGMLGTADIIEAVYEQVKDLKIPLVLDPVMVAKSGHRLLEEKALQALLETLLPLATLITPNLPEAADLLRRKEATSLKEVEIQGKMLLELGAQAVLMKGGHLNKSEKSTDILITPDKVLAIADERWKTKNTHGTGCSLSASIATFLGQGKSLSEAVLEAKKWLNHAIKHADLLKVGKGCGPVHHFHALWKEEERR; from the coding sequence ATGATCGCCAATATCCTAAGTATTGCAGGAACCGACCCTTCTGGCGGTGCTGGTATTCAGGCAGATCTTAAAGCAATTTCTGCCTGTCACGGTTACGGTATGTCCGTCATCACATGTTTAGTGGCGCAAAATACACAAGGCGTTCAGGCTTCTTTACCTATTCCGACAAAATTCATCGCCCAGCAACTAACCTCTTTACTTGAGGATGTCCGTATTGATGCCATTAAAATTGGCATGCTCGGAACAGCGGATATTATAGAAGCTGTTTACGAGCAAGTGAAAGATTTAAAAATACCGCTTGTCTTGGATCCTGTCATGGTTGCGAAAAGCGGCCATCGTCTTTTAGAAGAAAAAGCTTTGCAAGCATTGCTTGAAACCCTCTTGCCCCTTGCGACCCTTATTACCCCAAATCTTCCAGAAGCAGCCGATCTTTTAAGAAGAAAAGAAGCAACCTCTTTAAAAGAAGTCGAAATTCAAGGAAAAATGCTTCTAGAGCTAGGGGCTCAGGCTGTTCTCATGAAAGGTGGACATTTAAACAAGAGTGAAAAAAGCACAGATATACTCATAACGCCAGATAAAGTCCTTGCAATAGCTGATGAGCGTTGGAAAACAAAAAACACACATGGAACAGGCTGCTCATTATCGGCTTCCATTGCAACGTTTCTTGGACAAGGGAAATCTTTATCTGAAGCGGTTTTAGAAGCCAAAAAATGGTTAAATCACGCCATAAAACATGCCGATTTATTAAAAGTCGGAAAGGGCTGCGGCCCTGTTCATCACTTTCATGCATTATGGAAAGAAGAAGAACG
- the thiE gene encoding thiamine phosphate synthase, whose protein sequence is MSHIQSLKGLHVLTDSLSSLSILEQAKQAAENGAAIIQLRNKTASGEQMTLWGSEILKIISPYPCKLIINDHVNVAVEIQAHGLHVGQKDGDINKIREKIGSKMILGLSITQEDQLQYVPAHCVDYLGVGPLRATNSKKDHDVPLDFEGVATIIKKTDIPAIVIGGITYEDIPHLKKTGATGIAVISAISQNKNPAQAIRLFSETWRNQT, encoded by the coding sequence ATGTCACATATCCAAAGCCTCAAAGGCCTTCATGTCTTAACAGATAGTCTTTCTTCTCTTTCCATCCTTGAGCAAGCTAAACAAGCGGCAGAAAATGGCGCTGCCATCATCCAACTAAGAAATAAAACAGCCTCAGGTGAACAAATGACGCTTTGGGGATCAGAAATTTTAAAAATAATCTCCCCTTACCCCTGCAAACTCATCATTAATGATCATGTTAATGTTGCCGTAGAAATCCAAGCTCATGGCCTCCATGTGGGGCAAAAAGACGGCGATATTAACAAAATTCGTGAAAAAATCGGTTCGAAGATGATTCTAGGCCTCTCCATCACGCAAGAAGATCAGCTACAATATGTTCCCGCTCATTGCGTTGATTATCTTGGTGTCGGCCCTCTCCGCGCAACAAATTCTAAAAAAGACCATGATGTGCCTCTTGACTTTGAGGGCGTTGCAACAATCATCAAAAAAACTGATATTCCGGCAATTGTCATTGGTGGAATCACTTATGAGGATATTCCTCATCTCAAAAAAACTGGTGCAACAGGTATTGCCGTTATCAGCGCAATCAGCCAAAATAAAAATCCAGCGCAAGCGATACGCCTTTTTTCTGAAACATGGCGAAATCAAACTTAA
- a CDS encoding exodeoxyribonuclease VII large subunit, with product MNDLREYSVSSLSKEIKDTLEGKFSRIRVRGEITELKRYPSGHIYFSLKDEGGKISGIVWRSQVTRLGLAPENGLEVVGTGRVSAYGERSSYQFIIEKFEYAGEGAMLARIEKLRQLFIQEGLFSLEHKKTLPYLPLKIGVITSSAGAVLQDIRTTLERRFPREILLWPVLVQGQEAAEQIAEAIEGMNQLSSPPDVLIVGRGGGSLEDLMAFNEEVVVRAVFNSNIPVISAVGHETDTTLIDFVSDQRAPTPTAAAEMAVPLRSEVLSDLMHQDVRLRQGLGRYLQNLHLSLENKAGRLPNMLHFFDGVRMRLEDRSQRLRDILPEYLRGLRQSVRDEGRNLRPMTQYILKMAESDLRQILSQILAAKRLIFEKKNILESKQRQLEALSPKAILERGYVLVEDKDGQIKSRSSEIKKGAMISLVFFDGQRDAQLDTEKKNLPKKTKAKKKGLPSGDGNPRLF from the coding sequence ATGAATGATTTACGGGAATATTCGGTTTCATCTCTTTCAAAAGAGATTAAGGATACGCTAGAGGGAAAATTTTCACGTATTCGTGTTCGAGGTGAAATCACTGAATTAAAGCGTTATCCTTCGGGACATATTTACTTTTCCTTAAAAGACGAAGGTGGAAAAATTTCAGGAATTGTTTGGCGAAGTCAGGTTACCCGTTTGGGACTTGCTCCAGAAAATGGTCTTGAAGTGGTTGGCACAGGAAGAGTCTCTGCTTATGGCGAACGCTCTTCTTATCAATTTATTATTGAAAAATTTGAATATGCAGGTGAGGGAGCCATGCTCGCCCGCATTGAAAAACTAAGGCAACTTTTTATTCAAGAGGGCTTGTTTTCCTTAGAGCATAAAAAAACTTTGCCGTATTTGCCTTTAAAAATTGGGGTTATTACTTCCAGTGCTGGCGCGGTTTTACAAGATATAAGAACAACGTTAGAGAGACGTTTTCCACGGGAAATTTTGTTGTGGCCTGTTTTAGTGCAAGGGCAGGAAGCAGCAGAACAAATCGCAGAAGCCATTGAGGGGATGAATCAATTGTCATCACCACCCGATGTGTTGATTGTTGGTCGTGGCGGTGGCTCTTTGGAAGATCTTATGGCTTTTAATGAAGAAGTCGTTGTTAGAGCCGTTTTTAATTCCAATATTCCTGTGATTTCTGCCGTAGGACATGAGACAGATACAACATTAATTGATTTTGTCTCTGATCAGCGGGCTCCTACACCGACAGCCGCAGCAGAAATGGCAGTTCCATTGCGAAGTGAGGTTTTGTCTGATTTGATGCACCAAGATGTTCGTTTAAGGCAAGGGTTAGGGCGATATTTACAAAATCTACATCTCTCTTTGGAAAATAAAGCAGGACGCTTGCCAAATATGCTTCATTTTTTTGATGGGGTACGGATGCGTCTTGAGGATCGCTCTCAGCGCTTAAGAGATATTCTTCCTGAATATTTGAGGGGGTTGAGACAAAGCGTTAGAGATGAGGGGCGGAACCTTCGTCCTATGACGCAATATATTTTAAAAATGGCAGAGAGTGATTTAAGACAAATTCTATCACAAATTCTGGCTGCTAAAAGACTTATATTCGAGAAAAAAAATATTTTAGAAAGCAAACAAAGACAATTAGAAGCGCTATCGCCTAAGGCTATTTTAGAGCGTGGCTATGTCTTAGTTGAAGATAAAGACGGACAGATAAAATCACGTTCTTCAGAAATTAAAAAAGGTGCAATGATCAGTCTTGTCTTTTTTGATGGGCAAAGAGATGCTCAGCTTGATACGGAGAAAAAAAATCTTCCTAAAAAGACAAAAGCTAAGAAAAAAGGGCTGCCATCAGGAGATGGCAACCCTCGTTTATTTTAG